The genomic window GCTTATATCGAAAAACAGGCTTCGGTGCTTTACATTAGAAGTGAAGGCTTAATTGGTACCAAAGAAGATATCGAAAATGTGGTGGTACGAACCAGCGAAAACTCAACACCACTATTGATAAGAGATGTGGCCAATGTAGAAATCGGCGCTGCCACTAGATACGGTGCTTTAACTTTTAACAACGAAGGCGAAGTTTCTGGCGCTATTGTGATGATGCTAAAAGGTGCCAATAGCAATGTGGTGATCGATAACATCAAAGCTAAAATTGCGCAGATTGCTGAAACCTTGCCAGAAGGCGTGGAGATTGTGCCTTTCTTAGACCGTACCAGCATGGTAAACAATGCCATTAAAACGGTAGAAACCAATTTGCTAGAGGGTGCGCTGATTGTGGTTTTCGTGTTGGTAATTTTCTTGGGTAACCTCAGAGCCGGTTTCATTGTGGCATCGGTTATTCCGCTTTCTATGTTGTTTGCCATTATCATGATGAACATTTTCGGCGTGAGTGGCAACCTGATGAGCTTAGGTGCCTTAGATTTTGGGCTGATTGTAGATGGTGCCGTAATTATTGTAGAAGCGGTAATGCACCAACTCGGGCACAGTAAAAGGTTCGCTGGTATTTCCTTCCTTAAACAAGACCAAATGGATTTGGAAGTGAAAAGCGCTTCCTCTAAAATGATGAACAGTGCCGTTTTCGGGCAAATCATTATCCTAATTGTTTACTTGCCAATTTTCAGTTTACAGGGTATTGAAGGCAAAATGTTTAAGCCAATGGCACAAACCGTTGCTTTCGCTTTGCTGGGTGCATTTATTCTTTCGCTTACCTACATCCCAATGATGTCTAGCTTGTTTTTGAGCAAGAAGATTAAAACGGAGCCTAATATTTCCGACAAAGCGATGGCCAGAGTAGAAAACCGTTACGAGCGCTTGTTGCAAAAAGTATTGGGTTTCCCAAAAACTGTGCTTGCCATTGTGTTGGGTTTGTTTGTTACTGCCGTGGTAATTTTGGCCAACTTGGGTGGCGAGTTTATCCCATCCATAGAAGAGGGCGATTTTGCGGTAGAAACTCGGGTACTTTCGGGCAGTAACCTGAATACTACCATAGAAAACGTACAGAAAGTAGCGGGCATCCTTAAAGAAAGATTTCCGGAGGTCAAGAATATCGTTACTAAAATTGGAAGTAGTGAAGTGCCAACAGAACCGCTACCAATGGATATGGGCGATATGATCATCAACCTTAAACCTAAAAGCGAGTGGACTTCTGCTAAAAGTTTTGATGAGCTAGCCGAAAAAATGGGCGAAGCATCGAGCGAAATTCCTGGCGTAACTACTAGTTTCCAATTTCCGGTGCAAATGCGCTTTAACGAGTTGATGACTGGCGCCCGCCAAGATGTAGTGTGTAAGATTTTTGGAGAGGATTTTGATACGTTGGCGCTATACGCTAAAAAACTGGGCAATTTAGTGCGTACGGTAAACGGGGCGACAGAAATGTACGTAGAACAAATTACGGGAACACCACAGATTGTAATTCAATATAATCGGGCAACCATTGCGCAATATGGACTGAACATTGCCGATATCAATAGAAATGTGAACACCGCTTTTGCCGGCCAAAGTACAGGTTTGGTATTTGAAGGCGAGAAACGTTTTGACTTGGTGGTTCGTTTGCAGAACGATAAACGACAAGACATTAAAGATGTACAAAACCTACTCATCCCTACGTCAGATGGTAACCAAATTCCACTTTCGCAAGTGGCAGATGTGGCTTTGGTAAACAGTCCAAGCCAGATCCAAAGGGAAGATACCAAACGCAGAATTTTAGTAGGTTTTAACGTAAGCGGTAGAGATGTAGAAAGCATTGTAACCGAATTGCAGGAAAAAGTAAAGGCCGAAATTAAGTTGCCAACGGGTTATACCATCACTTATGGCGGTTCTTTTGAAAACCTAAACGAAGCAAAATCGAGGTTGATGGTGGCCGTTCCAGTATCCTTAGTTCTTATTTTCTTGTTGTTGTACTTCGCCTTTGGCTCTATTAAGTACGGTTTGCTTATTTATACGGCTATTCCTCTATCAGCTATTGGCGGTATTTTCTTATTGGCGCTTCGCGGATTGCCTTTCAGTATAAGTGCCGGTGTAGGTTTTATTGCCCTATTTGGTATTGCCGTGCTCAACGGAATTGTATTGGTAGCCGAGTTTAATAACATTAAAAAAACAGGAGAACAGGACATGAAAAAAGTGGTGTTGAAAGGTACAAAAACACGTTTACGACCGGTATTGATGACTGCTTTTGTAGCATCTTTGGGTTTCTTGCCAATGGCGATTAGCAATGGTGCAGGAGCTTCGGTGCAACGTCCGCTGGCTACGGTGGTAATTGGAGGTTTAATGATTGCCACTTTGTTAACGCTTTTTGTACTGCCTATTTTATATGTGAGTTTTGAGAAAGGCTTGTTGCGCAGAAAGAAAACGCCAAAAATCGTGACGATGATTTTGTTGCTGTTAGGTTTTGGTATTTCATCTGCCAATGCCCAACAACCAATTACGTTAAGTGCAACCTTAGATAGCTTGTACAAAAACAACATCAGTTTAAAGAGCGCTCAGCTTAAAGCAGATTACAGCCAGCAATTGAGTAAAACGGCAACTACCATTGCCCCGCTAAATATCAATGGCGAATATGGCAAGTACAATAGCAATTTGATGGATAACAAACTGAGCGTTAACCAAAGTTTCAGCTTGCCGAATGTGTACGCAAGGCAGAAAGATAAATTCTTGGCCGAATGGAAAACATCGCTTTTGCAAAGAGAATTAAGCAAAGCTGATTTGACGAAATTGACCACGCAGGTTTTTTATGATTTGTTGGCAGTTGAGCAGTTACAGAAATTGTATTTAGATGCCGATAGTGCTTATCAAAAACTGAAACAATTGGCAGAGTTGAGGTTAAAAACTGGCGAAAGTAGTCTGTTGGAAAAGGCCAGTGCCAATAACCAAATTCTACAACTAAATACCAAATTGAGCAACCTAGAGGTTGAAGCTTTGGTGTTGCAACAGCAGTTAGCATTTTTGCTCAATACCAATGCGGTTTTAAAACCACAGGCAGAAAGTTTAAAAGCTAAACCAACATTTGCAGATACGCTTGCTTGGGCAAATCATCCCTTAATTAAACTGCAACAGCAGGAAGAAAAAACAGCCGAGGCGACTACCAAAATGGAACAGGCAAAATTGCTTCCAGAGTTTAACGTGGGGTACAACAGCACCACGCTGAGAGATGATATCAGGTTTAAGCAGAGCGATCGTTTTCAATCGTTTCAGTTGGGTTTAAGCATTCCTTTGTTTGGTGGTTCGCAACGCAACAGGGTTAAATCGGCCAAGTTCGATGAAGCCTACCGAAAATCGGAAACGGCCAATGCCAGCAAGCAAATCAGTAGCAGTTTAAAATCGGCCTATGCCCAATACCAAGCGCAATTGAGTTTGGTAGAAAGTTTGGAAAAGGATGGCTTGAAAACTGCCAAAGAAATTACCTCGACCTTAGACAAACAGTTGCAAAATGGCGCCATCAATTACCTAGAATGGACTATGCTTAACAACCAAGCCATTGAAATGAAGGCGAGCTATTTCGAAGCCATTAAGCAACTCAACAGAAGCATTACAGAATTGAATTACCTTTTAACGCAATAACACAATGAAGCACTATTTATATATCGGAGCTTTGGCAGTTACTATGACTTTTGCCTGCAACAGCAGTGAGCCAAAAGAAGAAACCAAAGCACCCAATAACGAAAGCGAAGTAAGTTTAACAGCCGAACAAGCTAAAAATATAGATTTAAAAACAGGCGAAGTTGGCTTTGGCGAGATCAACGAAACGCTAAAATTGCAGGGCAAAATTGATGTGCCACCACAAAACTTGGTGTCGGTAAGTATCCCTTTGGGTGGTTACTTAAAATCTACTAAAATGTTGCCAGGCACGCAAGTAAGCAAGGGACAAATTATCGCCGTAATGGAAGATCCGCAGTACATTCAATTGCAACAGGATTACCTGAATATCCACAATAGATTAAACTTTGCTACCAAAGAACTTGCCCGTCAGCAAGAACTGAATGCCAGTAAAGCCAATAGCGATAAAACTTTGCAACAGGTAGAAATGGAATACAAAAGCCTGAAAATTGAGCAAATGGCATTGGCAGAAAAACTGAAGTTGATTAACATAAACGCCAATCAGCTTAGCGAAGGGAAGATATCGAAGTCGGTAAACGTGTATTCGCCTATTAACGGTTATGTGAGCAAAGTAAATGTGAATATTGGTAAATATGTAACGCCATCTGATGTGATTTTTGAGTTGGTAAATCCAACAGATATCCACTTGAACTTAAATGTATTCGAGAAAGATTTGCATAAGCTTGGCGTTGGTCAGCGAGTGATGGCTTACACCAACGTAAAACCAGATAAAAAATACGAAACGGAGGTAATTTTGGTTAGTCACAATGTAGATGGTGGCAGGAGTGAGGTGCATTGCCATTTTGAGCAATACGATAAAAGCTTGGTGCCGGGCATGTACATGAATGCCGAACTGCAATTCAAAAACAGGAAAGTTCAGTTCTTGCCAGAAGAGGCCGTAGTAAGTTTCGAAAACAAGGATTATGTTTTCGTAGAAATTGCGCCTAGAAAGTTCAACATGACCGAAGTGCAAGCTGGCGAAGTTTCGGAAGGCAAAACCGAAATTGCTACAGATTTAAAAGGAAAAAAGGTAGTAGTTAAGGGCGCTTATTCTTTACTCATGAAGCTGAAGAATACGGTTGAGGAAGAATAATTGAAATCATTTATTCCAATGTTGTTTAGTAAAGTATTGGCGTTAATGCCAATAGGTAAAATTTACTATAATTAAACGTGAGTTATGGGTCTTAATCTTGGCTAACTGACCCTAAAATAAATTTGCTTAGCAGCTACTTCGTGGTCAGGGTGCGACGGTATGGGCAGTTCGTCATGCTGAATTTATTTCAGCATCAGCTTTTAGGTCTATTTTTTAAAATCACATTTTTAGAATAAACATTTAACTTATTGATAAACAGTTAAAAAAAACATAATTCACGGTAATTAAATAACATTGGAATTTTTTTGCCTCTGCCTATGGACGTTCAGATTAAACGCAATACCCTTTGTTTCCCTCTCCAGCCGGAGAGGGATGTACAAGCAGAAGCAAAATTACGAGCTTTCATAGGGACAGGCCAAACGCAACAAATTTAACTTTGCTCTCTGGCAGGTGGTTTGACTTTTGAGACAGCCTCTACTATAATTAAATAACATTGGAATTTTTTCTTTGCCAGCGAGTGTTTTTAAGGTTAAACCGCCAAATTGATTAAATATATTTTATCTTAGTTGCACCACAAGGTGCAAATTTCTATTTTGCACACAAAAAAAATAAAAGTAATGGCTTCAGGTATTTTTGCAGTTTTAGATGACATAGCAGTGTTAATGGATGATGTGGCGATGGCGGCCAAGGTAGCAACTAAAAAAACTGCTGGTATTTTAGGCGATGACCTAGCGGTAAATGCAGAAAAGGCTACTGGATTTCTCTCGTCTAGGGAAATACCTGTATTATGGGCCATTACCAAAGGCTCGTTTTTAAATAAGCTAATCATTGTGCCCTTAGCCTTGTTGCTCAACGCTTATTTTCCTGTGGCTATTATAGTTATATTGGTACTTGGTGGTGCATTTTTGGCTTACGAGGGCGTAGAAAAAGTAGTTGAATACTTTTTTCATAAACCAGAGGAAACTCACGAAGCCGCTGTAGAAGTGGTACAAGATGCAGCTACAGCAGAAAAAGCAAAGGTAAAATCGGCAATAACTACTGATTTTATTCTGTCTGTAGAAATTGTAATCATTGCTTTGGGGTCGGTGCTAGAGAAATCATTGACCATCCAAATATTAACGGTGGCTGTAGTGGCCATAATAGCAACCGTAGGCGTTTACGGTATTGTAGCATTAATTGTTCGTATGGACGATGCGGGTTATCGATTAATTAAACAGTCGGGAGAAAAGAAAGGATTTTTATTTGCATTAGGAACTTTTTTAGTAAAAGCTTTGCCGGTAATTATTAAAGGTTTAAGCGTGGTAGGTACCATTGCTTTAATTTTGGTTGCTGGTGGTATTTTTACCCATAACGTTCCTTTTATGCATGGGCTGTTTCCGGCGGTGCCTGCTATTATTACCGAGTTTGCTATTGGTATAGTTGCAGGTTTAGTTGTAGTGGCCTTGGTAACACTTGTAAAAAAGTTCATTTCACTATTTCGTAAGTAACAGATAAAGATGCAGCAAGCACTTTTTTGTATATCCATTACAGTAATATTGTTTACGTTAATACCTTTAGTGCGCCACGATTTTTGGATTTTTAGGGTATTCGAATATCCTCGTTTGCAAAAATTGGTACTTAATGTTACACTTTTGGTAGGCCATGCTGTTTATATGCCCGCAACTACGCCTCAAAAAGTAGTGGCTGTGTTATTGTTACTTAATCTTATTTACATTGTTTATCAGGTTTTTCCTTTCACAAAATTTGGGAGAAAGCAGATTATCTCTTCGAAATCGGCTGCCAATGATAGAAACATCAACTTACTGATTGCAAATGTTTACCAATATAACCGCAATAGCGATAGCTACCTAAAACTCATCAAAAAGTGCAATTCAGATGTGGTGTTAATGGTAGAAACCGATAGTTGGTGGCAGAAACAGATGGATGTAATTAGCGAAAAATATCCTTATCAATTAAAAATCCCTTTAGAAAACACCTACGGGATGATATTTTATTCACGATTACCACTACGCAATGGTACCATCAATTATTTGGTTAAAGAAGATATTCCTTCTATTGAAGCTGAAGTGCAATTGAAAAATGGACAATGGGTTAAACTTTATTGTTTGCATCCGGAGCCGCCGGTTCCGCAAGAAAACCCTAGATCTACAGAACGAGATAAAGAGATTTTGATGGTAGGCAAAAAAGCCAAAGATTGTAAATTGCCTGTAATTGTAATGGGCGATTTGAATGATGTGGCTTGGAGCTACACCACAGAACTGTTTGGTAAAATAAGTGGATTGCTTGACCCTAGGAGAGGCAGGGGTTTTTTCAATAGTTTTCACGCCAAATATTTTTTTCTACGTTTTCCGTTAGATCATATTTTTTGCTCTGCAGATTTTACACTTTCTAGTATTAAAAGAATGGAAAGTTGCGGTTCTGATCATTTTCCAATGTGCGTAAGCTTGCAGTACAATCCAAAAGTTGAAGCGCTTAACGAGCAGCCTGTAGCAGATGAGGCAGATTTGGAATTGGCAGAAGAAAAAATTGAGGCCGAAACAGAAAGTTAATAAACTGCTTTCTTCTATAAAAAACAAAAAGCTATGGCATCCACCAGAGCTTCTTGTATCAACTAACCTAAACTGTATGATAAATACTAACCAAATATTTAACAATGCAAAACTAAAATTGTGTTGTTAACTGGCTGTTAAATTTCTATCAAAAATGATGACGTTTGTTTTTTAGGCAAGATGCCTTCATTTAATTCAATTTGGAGTTTGACTAGTTGTTATTTCTACAGGTTGTTACTAAGATTAACTTCATTTTAATCTTTTGTTTACACGATATGTTGAAGTTTGTGTCAACATTCACATGGAAATTCGGCAAACATCAGATAGTTATATTGATGAAGTAAGGGAAAGCGATCCTTTAGAATTCGAAACGCTGTTTAAAAACTTCAGCGAGGTGCTTTATAACTATGCTAATTATTACTTGCACGACATGGAAGCGGCAAAAACTGTAGTTAACGATACCTTTTTGCGGCTTTGGAACGGAAAACATCGGCCACTTTATGTAAAACCATATTTATATCGTTCGGTTAAAAATGCTTGCTTAAATTACTTATCGCAACATAAAAATAAGGTAGTGCTTAAAGAGTTTGCTGAACTGGAAATGCTATCTGATGGTGCCATCAATTTTGATCATAACGATGAAACTACTGATAAGTTAATTTTTTTAGAAAAGGTAATTTCAAACTTGCCTGCAAAAAGACAGCTCGTATTTAAAATGTTCCGTTTTGATGAATTGAGCTATGCAGAAATTGCCGAATTGCTAAATATCTCTGTGAGAACGGTAGAAGATCATTTGGCTAAAAGTATGCAGTTTATTCATGCACAGGCAAAACATTTAGTTGATAGAAAGTTAACGAACACTTAACTTTCACCGACCCGTATTTCCTGCTGGTTTCTTGTCTTTGATAGTAAGAAATCTGCTCATGGAAGATCAAATTTGGAATAACATTGTAAAAAGGCTAACTGGTGTAGAAACAGAAGAAATTAAACTGTTTTTAGACCAGTGGCTAAACGCCAACGAAAAAAATACACAGCTTTATGAAGAAGCCGAACAACTGTGGCAATTTGCTGGCTTATTACCTGCTGCAAAAAAGCAAGCAGAAACAAACGCTTTAATTCATCCAGCTGCCGAGCAAACTAAACGTAAATCTTTTAAAAGTATATTTAGATATAGTATTGCCGCTTCGCTTGCGGTTATTTCTTCGCTTTCGGTTTATTCTTTATCAAAATTAAAACCCGAAGTAGCGGAAAAGGTATACACGGTTCATAAAGCCACTAACGGAAAAGTGATGAAAGTTACTTTGCCAGACAGCTCTACCATTTGGCTTAACGCAGGCAGCGAGGTAAGTTATCCTAAAGATTTTCATAAACAGAAAACCAGAGCTATACATTTAATTGGCGAAGCTTTTTTTGAAGTAACCCACAACCAAAAACAACCGTTTGTGGTAGAAAGCGGCCAACTCAAAACCATTGTTTATGGTACCAGTTTCAACATTAGTTCTTATAAAAACAGTAGAAAAAGTTCGGTAACGGTTAAAACAGGAAAAGTAGGTGTATTGCTACGTGACGATAGTTTAAACAAACCTACCATGCTATTGCCAGGAAATAGATTGGTCTATCATCGTGACAACGGAAAGCTAGAAAAAGGAAACATATATGTAGACGAAGTTGCCACGTGGATCAGTGGAGATTTAATATTTGAACAGGCTACGCCTAAAGAAGTATTCGCTGCATTGGAAAGAAAATTTGCCGTAGAATTTAGCTTCAACAACAAAGATTTTGAGGGTTGTAAGCTCACTGCAAAGTTTCCAAATCAGTCGTTGAAAGCAATACAGACAGCATTAAGCGCCTCACTTCATGTCAAATTTAAAGAACGTGGTAAAAACATTGAAATCATAGGAGGGCAATCATGTAAGTAAAAAACAAAGCCACTTCTGCGCTAACAGAAATGGCTCAAAGTCTTTGGTTAACGGTCTGCAAACCCTTAACCATCATTAAAAACTATCACGATAATAATTATTAACAAACAAATTTATGAAAAAAAACAATGGGTTATTTAACCCAAAAGGAATTTTTATGCGAATTAGCTTAATCTTCTGCGTGCTTTCTACCTTGTGCTTAACATTAAGTAGCGCAGCGGTAGTTAAAGCACAATACGGTCTGGATAAAAAGATCGACATTAACTTGAAAAACACTTCATTTCCAGAATTACTTAAAGAGATAGAACGCAAAACGGGTGTAAGTTTTGTTTACACAAATAAAGAAACGGTTACTACTAAAGTATCGGTAAATGACCAATCTAAAACAGCCAGAGCTATACTTACTCCTTTATTGAAACAACATGATTTACAAGCTGTAGAGAACGGGTTATTGGTGGTATTACGTAAAGTAGAAGCTAAGGTTTTGGCCCAAGAAAAGCCGGGCAGCATTGTGGGTTATGTAAAAGACGAAGCCAACAATCAAATCCTGCCTTATGCAACTGTAATGGTTAAAGGAACCAACCAAAGAGCAATTTCTGATATGAACGGTTACTTTGTATTGAATAACATAAATGCTGGAAAAGCGGTATTGCGGGTAACTTACCTCGGTTTTAAAGCCTTCGAAACTACAGTAAATGTGGTAAGTGGCAAAACCAACAATGCCGATTTGAAATTGACCAGCGCAAGTAATGATATGAAAGGTATTACCATTACGGGTATTCGTAGAGGAGAGAGTGTGGCACTAAATAACATGCGAAATGCCGATAATGTAAAATATGTGCTTTCTGAAGAGCAGATTGAACGTTTTCCTGATGCCACCGTAGGCGAGGCCATGCAACGTGTGCCGGGTATTGCTATGGATTATAGTTACGGTTTACCTAGAAATATCATCATTAGAGGGTTGGACCAAAGCATGGGTTCGGTTACTTTAAACGGAAACAGATTACCATCAACGCAGACCAACTCTCGCGATATCGATTTAAATGGTATTCTGTCTTCAACAGTAGAAGCCATTGAGGTAAACAAAACTTTAACACCAGATATGGAGGCCGATGGTACTTCGGGTTCGGTAAATATCATTTCCAAAACGCCAAAAATTGGCATGAAGCAATTTCAAGTTAAAGGCTCGTTTGGTAACAATTTCCTTTTAGGTAAGCAAAATTTTGATGGGGCTTTTAATTATGGCGAACGAAAAAATAAGCTAGGCTATTTAATAGGTGTAAACTATAGCAATACCAATAGGGGCGAAGATAGGGTGCAGAAAGATTACGATACTTACGAAATTAACGGTGTTGAGAAATTAAAACTTTCGAATTTAGAATTGGAAGGGTCTGATTTGAATAGGGAAAATATTGGTTTGCAGGGCGAATTGAGTTTCTTCCCTACAGAGAAAAGCCAAGTTTATGTAAGAGGAAATTACAATAAATTCTACGAGCTACAAACTAGAGGAACCAAAAGCTTTAGTATTGGTAATTACACCAGCGAAACTGCCGTAACTGGGGTAAATATCGGTTCTAGTGGTACACCAAGAGATTACAACAGAGATTTGTTCAGCGTATCTGCCGGAGCTAAAACCACAGTTAACAATTGGATTGGTAACATCGACGTAACCTACGCAAGCGGTTTGTACGACCAGCCAACGTATTATGATGGTTTCTTCAATTACAGTGGTTTAACCGCCAATATGGATATGTCTAACCCAAGAGCGCCACAATTTGCTTTTACCAATGGCGACCCTAACGATGCAAGCAAATACTTGACTTCGAATTACGTAAACAGACATCAAATTGCTAATGATAAGGATATTCAAGGTTCATTAAATATTGAACGTACTTTCGATTTGAGCGATAAAAATAAGTTCAAATTTAAGTTTGGTGGAAGAATGAAATACAAAGAAGATGACCATACCAGAAGCTACTATCAGTATAAATTGAAAACGGGTACTTTGACCATGTCTAACTTCCTTTCAGATTATTCTAGAGAGAAATATTTCGATGGCAATTATAACCTTTCGGGAGCTATTGCAAACGGTTATTTGATGGAAGAATACTATCAAAACAACTTAAATTTATTCAGTAACGACGAAAACTACATCAGACAAAATACCGACCCTGACTCTTACAATGGTAAAGAAAACATGCAGGCAGGTTATGTGATGGGTAAATTAACTTTAAACAAGTTAGATATCATCACGGGTGTGAGATACGAAAACACTGCTTTCGAGTACAATGGTAATATCGTAAACTTTAGCAATACAGGTGCTTACGTATCTACCAATAAAGTTGCGGTAAAATCTAACTTCAACGGATTTTTTCCAAGCTTAAACTTAAAATATGCGGTTTCGCCACGTACCAATTTCAGGGCTGCGGTTACCAAATCATTATCTCGCCCAGGTTATTACGATTTAGTACCTTGGGAAGAGATCGAACCTCGTAGAAAACGGATGAAAAAAGGAAATCCAGATTTAGATCAGGCTACTTCAATTAACTACGATCTATTGTTCGAACATTATTTGAAATCTTTGGGTTTAATCTCTGGTGGTGTGTTCTACAAAAACGTAGATAATTACATTTACGAA from Pedobacter sp. SL55 includes these protein-coding regions:
- a CDS encoding TonB-dependent receptor, translating into MKKNNGLFNPKGIFMRISLIFCVLSTLCLTLSSAAVVKAQYGLDKKIDINLKNTSFPELLKEIERKTGVSFVYTNKETVTTKVSVNDQSKTARAILTPLLKQHDLQAVENGLLVVLRKVEAKVLAQEKPGSIVGYVKDEANNQILPYATVMVKGTNQRAISDMNGYFVLNNINAGKAVLRVTYLGFKAFETTVNVVSGKTNNADLKLTSASNDMKGITITGIRRGESVALNNMRNADNVKYVLSEEQIERFPDATVGEAMQRVPGIAMDYSYGLPRNIIIRGLDQSMGSVTLNGNRLPSTQTNSRDIDLNGILSSTVEAIEVNKTLTPDMEADGTSGSVNIISKTPKIGMKQFQVKGSFGNNFLLGKQNFDGAFNYGERKNKLGYLIGVNYSNTNRGEDRVQKDYDTYEINGVEKLKLSNLELEGSDLNRENIGLQGELSFFPTEKSQVYVRGNYNKFYELQTRGTKSFSIGNYTSETAVTGVNIGSSGTPRDYNRDLFSVSAGAKTTVNNWIGNIDVTYASGLYDQPTYYDGFFNYSGLTANMDMSNPRAPQFAFTNGDPNDASKYLTSNYVNRHQIANDKDIQGSLNIERTFDLSDKNKFKFKFGGRMKYKEDDHTRSYYQYKLKTGTLTMSNFLSDYSREKYFDGNYNLSGAIANGYLMEEYYQNNLNLFSNDENYIRQNTDPDSYNGKENMQAGYVMGKLTLNKLDIITGVRYENTAFEYNGNIVNFSNTGAYVSTNKVAVKSNFNGFFPSLNLKYAVSPRTNFRAAVTKSLSRPGYYDLVPWEEIEPRRKRMKKGNPDLDQATSINYDLLFEHYLKSLGLISGGVFYKNVDNYIYESVYLQQGGQFDQYQVTQTVNGANAHVWGYELAWQQQLTFLPGFLNGFGIYANYTKIQSKFKVPGIVSERTVRLPSMRPKVGNASLSYEKYGFSGRLSLNFYDTFIDELADVQANDLMEKGRVQLDFSASQKINKKFTIFMGISNINNAQTILDFGDGRPNDHKYYSRWANLGFKYNPFYK